In one Nocardia tengchongensis genomic region, the following are encoded:
- a CDS encoding universal stress protein, protein MSTRAEASTAASETHAGQLNPPIVVATDGSAVSYLAVAWAAVDAGLHGSPLEILTSVAVPGGWGRGALLTEADTEWLRLDGRRVLTEATRVARAAAIGDALTIESDITFDTAIANLIERSRHARLLVVGSRGRGAIRRGLLGSVSTAVTRHAHCAVAVVHTTAALDPVAAEKPVLVGIDGSPHSVPALELAFEEASRRKVGLDALHAWSDTNRVGLPMSGWDAVRERETELLAERLAGYGERYPDVQVRRILVRDRPIQSLLDASQDAQLLVVGRIGRGGFAGMLLGSTSDALLHTVECPMIVVPSGRG, encoded by the coding sequence GTGAGCACGCGGGCCGAGGCGTCGACCGCTGCCTCCGAAACCCATGCCGGCCAACTGAATCCGCCGATCGTCGTCGCGACCGACGGATCGGCCGTCTCCTACCTCGCGGTCGCGTGGGCTGCCGTGGACGCGGGACTGCACGGGTCCCCGCTGGAGATCCTCACCTCGGTGGCGGTCCCCGGCGGTTGGGGGCGCGGCGCGCTGCTCACCGAGGCCGACACCGAGTGGCTGCGCCTCGACGGCCGGCGCGTGCTGACCGAAGCCACCCGCGTCGCGCGCGCCGCCGCCATCGGCGACGCGCTGACCATCGAGTCGGACATCACCTTCGACACCGCGATCGCGAACTTGATCGAGCGGTCCCGCCACGCGCGGCTGCTGGTGGTGGGCAGTCGCGGACGTGGTGCGATCCGGCGCGGCCTGCTCGGGTCGGTCAGCACCGCGGTGACCCGCCACGCCCACTGCGCGGTCGCGGTCGTGCACACGACCGCTGCGCTCGACCCGGTCGCCGCCGAGAAACCGGTGCTCGTCGGCATCGACGGTTCACCGCACAGCGTGCCCGCGCTGGAACTCGCCTTCGAGGAAGCCTCGCGCCGCAAGGTCGGACTGGACGCGTTGCACGCCTGGAGCGACACCAATCGCGTCGGCCTGCCGATGTCGGGCTGGGACGCGGTCCGCGAGCGCGAGACCGAACTGCTCGCCGAACGACTCGCCGGTTACGGTGAGCGCTACCCGGATGTCCAGGTACGCCGAATCCTGGTCCGGGACCGCCCGATCCAGTCGCTGCTCGATGCCTCGCAGGACGCGCAACTGCTGGTCGTCGGCCGGATCGGCCGCGGCGGCTTCGCCGGGATGCTGCTCGGCTCGACCAGCGACGCGCTGCTGCACACCGTGGAATGCCCGATGATCGTGGTGCCGTCCGGTCGCGGCTGA